A stretch of the Psychroserpens sp. Hel_I_66 genome encodes the following:
- a CDS encoding DUF932 domain-containing protein — protein MYLQNLQQDEIFVSSEMKSLKTLTQMESRRGLENAIISNGKIVNVVSNSYGHIPNQLFFKKAEEMLTDAQLNFYKRTINKNDRSFITDFIIDDKSQFTVKNDKDLILPMLRFKNSYDGSEKTSGHFGFYREVCSNGLHVSQAEIEFSIKHSKNNTHLIMPRLNNLFDKFLDNEFYTITKKFDKMKEFKIIDTQEFVKAILDRTKLFRYECSDKNSDPSKKSREVIEILNYEALLLNEEPNLWLGYNAFNSVLHNVLKKSFGQQERLDKKLFDEVYAMA, from the coding sequence ATGTATTTACAAAATTTACAACAGGATGAAATTTTCGTATCATCCGAAATGAAATCCTTAAAAACTCTGACACAGATGGAATCCCGAAGAGGGCTTGAAAATGCCATAATCTCGAATGGCAAAATCGTAAATGTGGTATCGAACAGCTATGGCCACATTCCGAACCAACTGTTCTTCAAGAAAGCTGAAGAGATGCTGACCGATGCACAGCTGAACTTCTACAAACGCACCATTAATAAAAATGACAGGTCGTTCATTACCGACTTTATCATCGACGACAAAAGCCAGTTTACCGTTAAGAACGATAAGGATTTGATACTACCGATGCTTCGATTTAAAAACTCGTATGATGGAAGTGAAAAGACCTCTGGACACTTCGGGTTTTATAGAGAAGTGTGCTCAAATGGTCTGCACGTTTCACAGGCTGAAATCGAGTTTTCCATAAAGCACAGTAAGAACAATACGCACTTGATTATGCCAAGGTTGAACAATCTTTTCGATAAATTTCTGGACAATGAATTCTATACCATTACCAAGAAATTCGACAAGATGAAGGAATTTAAAATCATCGATACACAGGAATTTGTTAAGGCGATTCTTGACAGAACTAAACTGTTTCGGTATGAATGTAGCGATAAGAATAGCGACCCGTCGAAAAAATCTCGTGAGGTTATAGAAATCTTGAACTATGAAGCCTTGTTGCTCAATGAAGAACCAAATCTATGGTTGGGTTACAATGCCTTCAACTCGGTACTTCATAACGTTTTGAAGAAAAGCTTCGGACAACAAGAGCGGTTAGATAAAAAGCTGTTTGATGAAGTCTATGCTATGGCATAA
- a CDS encoding Crp/Fnr family transcriptional regulator — translation MIEVGEFSQISEGQDLIRVGQFIHFIPLVIQGSIKIMRPDDDGNELLLYHLEEGGTCAMSMNCCLGSTKSEIHAIAETDVKILKVPVAKMEEWSSSYKTWRHFVYNSYHNRMMEMLDSIDNIAFNNMDERLEKYLQDKMEILNSKHIYSTHKEIAQDLHTSRVVISRLLKKMENSNKLKLHRSFIEVL, via the coding sequence ATGATTGAGGTTGGGGAATTTAGTCAAATTTCTGAAGGTCAAGACTTAATTAGAGTTGGACAATTCATCCATTTTATACCATTGGTAATTCAAGGTAGTATTAAAATAATGCGTCCTGATGATGACGGAAATGAGTTATTGCTTTATCATTTAGAAGAAGGAGGAACCTGTGCGATGTCAATGAATTGTTGTTTGGGAAGCACAAAAAGTGAAATACACGCGATTGCAGAGACTGATGTCAAGATTCTTAAAGTACCAGTTGCCAAAATGGAAGAGTGGTCCAGTTCTTATAAAACCTGGAGACATTTTGTTTACAACAGTTACCATAACCGAATGATGGAAATGTTGGACAGTATAGACAATATTGCGTTTAATAATATGGATGAGCGATTGGAAAAATATCTTCAGGATAAAATGGAAATATTAAATAGCAAACACATATACTCAACTCACAAAGAGATTGCACAAGACCTGCATACCAGTCGTGTGGTAATTTCACGCCTGCTGAAGAAAATGGAAAATAGCAATAAGTTAAAATTGCACCGCAGTTTTATTGAAGTCCTGTAA
- a CDS encoding sulfite exporter TauE/SafE family protein, producing the protein MEIVEILGYVGALLIGLVLGLIGGGGSILTVPILVYALALNPVIATAYSLFVVGATSLIGAIKNMMKGMVDYRTAIIFAVPAFIAVYLTRAFLIPAIPEELFSVNSFMVTKNLAIMLFFAIIMLLASVSMIRNKRKEIDEEAQITYNYPLIIIEGLVVGTITGIVGAGGGFLIIPALVLLAKLPMKKAVATSLLIIAIKSLIGFLGDVQNLNIDWPFLLIFTAISVVGIFIGIWLNKFIDGKKLKKAFGWFVLVMGIYIIYKELTM; encoded by the coding sequence ATGGAAATCGTAGAAATTTTAGGTTACGTAGGTGCTCTTTTGATAGGACTTGTATTAGGGTTGATTGGTGGTGGTGGCTCAATTCTTACCGTTCCTATCTTGGTGTATGCACTTGCGCTTAACCCAGTAATTGCAACAGCATATTCATTATTTGTGGTGGGAGCAACATCTCTTATTGGCGCAATTAAAAATATGATGAAAGGGATGGTGGATTATAGAACGGCCATCATTTTTGCTGTCCCAGCTTTTATAGCTGTTTATCTTACTCGGGCATTCTTAATTCCTGCTATTCCTGAAGAACTTTTTAGTGTAAACAGTTTTATGGTCACGAAGAACCTGGCCATAATGCTCTTTTTTGCCATTATTATGTTGCTCGCATCTGTTTCAATGATTCGAAACAAGCGAAAAGAAATTGACGAGGAAGCTCAAATAACCTATAACTATCCTTTAATAATTATAGAAGGTTTGGTGGTGGGAACTATTACAGGTATAGTAGGTGCAGGCGGTGGCTTTTTAATTATACCTGCCTTAGTTCTCTTAGCAAAATTGCCAATGAAAAAAGCAGTTGCGACATCCCTTTTAATAATCGCGATTAAATCTCTCATTGGTTTTTTGGGCGATGTTCAGAATTTGAATATTGATTGGCCATTCCTTCTTATTTTTACAGCAATTTCAGTTGTGGGCATTTTTATTGGGATATGGCTCAATAAATTTATAGACGGAAAGAAACTCAAGAAAGCATTTGGATGGTTCGTTCTTGTAATGGGTATTTATATTATCTACAAAGAACTAACAATGTAA
- a CDS encoding sterol desaturase family protein, translating to MEKYIDIIIESFIGYWNYLVYEISNPSWTNYFYWLIGLSLMVFTLEIIIPWRKKQPIFRKGFWLDAFYILFNFFLFSLLGYNALSNVGVALFDDFLSSFGINNIVAIEVQSLPEWSQLLIMFLIADFVQWNVHRLLHRVSWLWKFHKVHHSVKEMGFAAQFRFHFLETIVYKTIQYIPLAMIGFGIQEFFIVHMFAVFVGHLNHANLGWSYGYLGYIFNNPRMHIWHHAKEFPKQFKYGMNFGLTLSIWDYLFGTAHVPKSGRNLEIGFQGDESFPKTFWQQLIYPFQKENK from the coding sequence ATGGAAAAATACATTGACATAATAATAGAATCTTTTATTGGCTATTGGAACTACCTTGTTTATGAAATATCAAACCCCTCTTGGACCAACTATTTCTATTGGCTTATTGGGCTTTCTTTGATGGTTTTCACTTTGGAAATCATTATTCCCTGGCGAAAAAAACAACCTATTTTTAGAAAAGGATTTTGGCTGGATGCTTTCTATATACTGTTTAACTTTTTCCTATTTTCTCTTTTAGGTTACAACGCCTTATCAAATGTAGGAGTCGCCCTATTCGATGATTTTCTTAGTAGTTTTGGTATAAACAATATAGTGGCTATTGAAGTTCAATCGCTACCAGAATGGTCGCAATTGTTGATTATGTTTTTAATTGCAGATTTTGTCCAATGGAACGTGCATAGGTTGTTGCACCGCGTATCTTGGTTATGGAAATTTCATAAAGTACACCACAGCGTTAAAGAAATGGGCTTTGCGGCACAGTTTCGGTTTCATTTTTTGGAAACTATAGTATATAAAACTATACAGTATATCCCATTGGCAATGATTGGTTTTGGCATACAAGAATTTTTTATTGTTCATATGTTTGCCGTTTTTGTTGGGCATCTCAATCACGCCAATTTAGGCTGGAGCTATGGTTATTTAGGCTATATATTTAATAACCCAAGAATGCACATTTGGCATCACGCTAAAGAGTTCCCCAAACAATTTAAATACGGGATGAACTTTGGTCTCACACTTAGTATATGGGATTATTTATTTGGTACTGCCCACGTACCTAAAAGTGGCCGTAATTTGGAAATTGGTTTTCAAGGCGATGAAAGTTTTCCGAAAACTTTTTGGCAACAACTTATATATCCATTTCAGAAAGAGAATAAATAA